Proteins co-encoded in one Flavobacterium fluviale genomic window:
- the eno gene encoding phosphopyruvate hydratase has translation MSIIIKVHARQILDSRGNPTIEVDVVTENGVLGRAAVPSGASTGEHEAVELRDGGKAYLGKGVLNAVNNVNTVIAEELVGTSVFEQNTIDQLMIDLDGTPNKSKLGANAILGVSLAAAKAAANELGLPLYRYVGGVSANTLPVPMMNIINGGSHSDAPIAFQEFMIFPVKATSFTHAMQMGTEIFHSLKKVLHDRGLSTAVGDEGGFAPNLAGGTEDALDTIKLAVEKAGYTFGDEIMIALDCAASEFYVNGKYDYTKFEGETGKIRTSEEQADYLADLASKYPIISIEDGMYEDDWDGWKYLTEKIGNKVQLVGDDLFVTNVARLSTGIEKGIANSILVKVNQIGTLTETIAAVNMAKNAGYTSVMSHRSGETEDNTIADLAVALNCGQIKTGSASRSDRMAKYNQLLRIEEELGSTAYFPGLNAFKIK, from the coding sequence ATGAGTATTATAATTAAAGTTCACGCAAGACAAATTCTTGATTCTAGAGGGAATCCTACTATTGAAGTTGATGTAGTAACTGAAAACGGAGTTTTAGGTAGAGCTGCTGTTCCTTCTGGAGCATCAACTGGAGAGCACGAAGCTGTTGAATTACGTGATGGAGGTAAAGCTTATCTAGGTAAAGGTGTTTTGAATGCAGTGAACAATGTAAATACTGTTATTGCTGAAGAATTAGTTGGAACTTCTGTTTTCGAACAAAACACAATTGATCAATTAATGATTGATTTGGACGGAACTCCAAACAAATCTAAATTAGGAGCTAATGCAATTTTAGGAGTTTCTTTAGCTGCTGCAAAAGCTGCTGCTAACGAACTAGGTTTGCCATTATACAGATATGTAGGTGGTGTTTCTGCTAATACACTTCCAGTTCCAATGATGAACATCATTAATGGAGGCTCTCACTCTGATGCTCCTATTGCATTTCAAGAGTTTATGATTTTCCCAGTAAAAGCAACTTCTTTTACACATGCTATGCAAATGGGAACTGAAATTTTCCACAGTTTGAAAAAAGTATTACATGACAGAGGTTTAAGTACTGCTGTTGGTGATGAAGGAGGTTTTGCTCCAAACTTGGCTGGTGGTACTGAAGATGCTTTAGATACGATCAAACTTGCTGTTGAAAAAGCTGGATATACTTTCGGTGACGAAATTATGATTGCTCTTGATTGTGCTGCTTCAGAATTTTATGTAAACGGTAAATACGATTACACTAAATTTGAAGGAGAAACTGGAAAAATCAGAACATCTGAAGAGCAGGCTGATTATTTAGCTGACCTTGCTTCTAAATATCCAATTATTTCTATCGAAGATGGTATGTACGAAGATGACTGGGATGGATGGAAATATTTAACTGAAAAAATTGGAAACAAAGTACAATTAGTAGGTGATGATTTATTTGTTACAAATGTAGCTCGTTTATCAACTGGTATTGAAAAAGGAATTGCTAATTCTATCCTTGTAAAAGTTAACCAAATTGGTACTTTGACAGAAACAATTGCAGCTGTAAACATGGCGAAAAATGCTGGTTACACATCTGTAATGTCTCACCGTTCTGGAGAAACTGAAGATAATACAATTGCAGATTTAGCTGTGGCTTTAAACTGTGGACAAATTAAAACAGGTTCTGCATCTCGTTCAGATCGTATGGCGAAATACAACCAATTATTGAGAATCGAAGAAGAATTAGGAAGTACTGCATATTTCCCGGGTTTAAATGCTTTTAAAATCAAATAA
- the rplQ gene encoding 50S ribosomal protein L17 — translation MRHGKKFNHLSRQTGHRKAMLANMACSLIEHKRINTTVAKAKALKQFVEPLITKSKEDTTHNRRIVFAYLRSKYAVTDLFRDVAAKVGDRPGGYTRIIKVGNRLGDNADMAMIELVDFNELYNGGKKEVKKAKSRRGGKAKKAETAAPEAPAAESETTTEASE, via the coding sequence ATGAGACACGGAAAAAAATTCAACCACTTAAGCAGACAGACTGGGCATAGAAAAGCTATGTTGGCTAATATGGCTTGTTCTCTTATTGAGCACAAACGTATTAACACTACTGTTGCTAAAGCTAAAGCGCTTAAACAATTCGTTGAGCCTTTAATCACAAAATCAAAAGAAGATACGACTCACAATCGTCGTATTGTTTTTGCATACTTACGTAGCAAATACGCTGTAACTGACTTGTTCAGAGATGTGGCTGCTAAAGTTGGAGACCGTCCAGGTGGATACACTCGTATCATTAAAGTTGGAAATCGTTTAGGGGATAATGCTGATATGGCAATGATCGAACTAGTTGATTTCAATGAGCTTTACAACGGAGGTAAAAAAGAAGTTAAAAAAGCAAAAAGCCGTCGTGGTGGTAAAGCTAAAAAAGCTGAAACTGCTGCTCCAGAAGCTCCTGCTGCTGAATCAGAAACGACTACTGAAGCTTCTGAATAA
- a CDS encoding DNA-directed RNA polymerase subunit alpha: MAIFNFQKPDKVIMIDSTDFEGKFEFRPLEPGYGLTVGNALRRVLLSALEGYAITSVRIEGVDHEFSTISGVVEDVTEIILNLKQVRFKRQIEDIDNESVTISVSGKDQLTAGDFQKFISGFQVLNPDLVICNLDSKIKLNFDLTIEKGRGYVPAEENKKQNAAIGTIFTDSIFTPVKNVKYAIENFRVEQKTDYEKLVFEIKTDGSINPKDALTEAAKVLIHHFMLFSDERITLEADEIAQTESYDEESLHMRQLLKTKLVDMDLSVRALNCLKAAEVDTLGDLVSFNKNDLMKFRNFGKKSLTELDELVAVKNLTFGMDLAKYKLDKE, translated from the coding sequence ATGGCAATATTTAATTTTCAAAAGCCCGATAAAGTTATCATGATCGATTCAACCGATTTTGAAGGTAAATTCGAATTTAGACCTTTAGAACCTGGTTACGGATTGACAGTTGGTAATGCACTTAGAAGAGTTTTGCTTTCAGCATTAGAAGGTTATGCAATTACATCTGTTCGTATCGAAGGTGTAGATCATGAGTTTTCTACTATTTCAGGTGTTGTTGAAGATGTTACCGAAATTATCCTTAATCTGAAACAAGTACGTTTCAAGCGTCAAATTGAAGATATCGATAATGAATCAGTTACTATTTCTGTTTCTGGTAAAGATCAATTAACAGCAGGTGATTTTCAAAAATTTATCTCAGGTTTTCAAGTTTTGAATCCAGACCTTGTTATCTGTAATTTAGATTCTAAAATCAAATTGAACTTCGATTTAACAATCGAAAAAGGTAGAGGATACGTTCCTGCTGAGGAGAACAAAAAACAAAATGCTGCAATTGGAACGATTTTTACAGATTCTATTTTTACTCCGGTAAAAAATGTAAAATATGCAATCGAAAATTTCCGTGTAGAGCAAAAAACAGATTACGAAAAATTGGTTTTTGAAATTAAAACTGATGGATCTATTAATCCAAAAGATGCTCTTACTGAAGCTGCTAAAGTTTTAATTCACCATTTCATGTTGTTTTCTGATGAAAGAATTACACTTGAGGCTGACGAAATTGCACAAACAGAATCGTATGATGAAGAGTCATTGCATATGAGACAATTGCTTAAAACTAAGCTTGTTGATATGGATTTATCTGTGAGAGCATTAAATTGCTTGAAAGCGGCTGAAGTTGATACACTTGGTGATTTAGTATCGTTCAATAAAAATGACCTAATGAAATTCCGTAATTTTGGTAAAAAATCTTTAACTGAACTTGATGAACTTGTTGCAGTGAAGAATTTAACTTTCGGAATGGATTTAGCTAAATACAAATTAGATAAAGAATAA
- a CDS encoding dimethylarginine dimethylaminohydrolase family protein, whose translation MLQLNVKNETSRLRAVVLGSAVHNGPTPSLDEAYDPKSLEHIKAGTYPIEKDMVAEMDAFNAVFQKYDVTVYRPELIENYNQIFARDIGFVIDDIFIKSNILPDRERELDAIQYVIDQIDPLKVVRPPEEVHIEGGDVMLWNDHVFIGTYKGSDYKDYITARTNMHGVNFLKELFPNKIVKEFDLVKSKLEARDNALHLDCCFQPVGKDKGIIYKRGFREEADYLYLVNLFGKENLFHIEREEMYNMFSNVFSIDKDVVVSEKNFTRLNNWLRSNGFTVEEIPYAEIAKQEGLLRCSTLPLIRD comes from the coding sequence ATGTTGCAATTAAATGTAAAGAACGAAACGTCAAGACTGCGCGCTGTAGTTTTGGGTTCTGCCGTTCATAATGGGCCAACTCCATCATTAGATGAAGCCTACGATCCTAAATCATTGGAACATATTAAGGCAGGAACATATCCTATCGAAAAAGATATGGTTGCTGAAATGGATGCTTTTAATGCTGTGTTTCAAAAGTATGATGTAACTGTTTATCGCCCCGAATTGATAGAAAACTACAATCAGATTTTTGCAAGAGATATTGGATTTGTAATTGATGATATTTTTATTAAATCTAATATTTTACCAGATCGCGAACGTGAATTGGATGCAATTCAATACGTAATTGATCAAATAGATCCTTTAAAAGTCGTACGACCACCAGAAGAAGTTCATATTGAAGGTGGTGACGTTATGCTTTGGAATGATCATGTCTTTATTGGTACTTATAAAGGAAGCGATTACAAAGATTATATAACTGCAAGAACAAATATGCATGGTGTCAATTTTCTAAAAGAATTGTTTCCGAATAAAATTGTAAAAGAATTTGATCTGGTTAAATCCAAATTAGAAGCCCGCGACAATGCATTACACTTAGACTGCTGTTTTCAGCCGGTTGGAAAAGACAAAGGAATAATCTACAAGAGAGGTTTTCGTGAAGAAGCAGATTATTTGTATTTGGTAAATTTATTTGGGAAAGAAAATTTATTTCATATCGAGAGAGAAGAAATGTATAATATGTTTTCAAATGTATTTTCGATTGATAAAGATGTAGTGGTTTCTGAGAAAAATTTTACCCGATTAAATAATTGGCTTCGTTCAAACGGATTTACTGTAGAAGAAATTCCGTATGCTGAAATTGCAAAGCAAGAAGGTTTATTGAGATGCTCAACCCTTCCATTAATTAGAGACTAG
- the carA gene encoding glutamine-hydrolyzing carbamoyl-phosphate synthase small subunit, translated as MKYTTRKSAILLLSDGTIFHGKSIGISGKTFGEVCFNTGMTGYQEIFTDPSYFGQIMVTTNPHIGNYGINDLEVESESVKIAGLVCKNFSFNYSREGASGSLEDYFAKQNLICISDVDTRALVSYIRDNGAMNAVICTDGTSVEDLKKELANVPDMEGLELASKVSTKEPYFVGDESATYKISALDLGIKKNILRNLAKRDCYIKVFPYDSTYEDLTGFNPDGYFLSNGPGDPDPLFGAIEVAKRIIADDKPLFGICLGHQIIALANGVKTYKMFGGHRGINHPVKNLITGKGEITSQNHGFAVKREALEGHPELELTHIHLNDDTVAGMRMKNKNCFSVQYHPEASPGPHDSSYLFDQFVENIKLAGSKTM; from the coding sequence ATGAAATACACAACACGAAAAAGCGCCATTTTATTACTTAGTGATGGAACAATTTTTCACGGAAAGTCTATCGGAATCAGCGGTAAAACTTTTGGTGAGGTTTGTTTTAATACTGGAATGACGGGATATCAGGAAATTTTTACTGATCCTTCTTATTTCGGACAAATAATGGTTACTACTAATCCGCATATAGGTAATTACGGGATCAATGACTTAGAAGTCGAGTCAGAGAGTGTTAAAATTGCCGGTTTAGTTTGTAAAAACTTTAGCTTTAACTATTCTAGAGAAGGTGCTTCTGGAAGCTTAGAGGATTATTTTGCAAAACAAAATCTTATTTGTATTTCTGATGTTGATACAAGAGCTCTTGTTAGTTATATTCGTGATAATGGAGCTATGAATGCGGTTATCTGTACAGATGGAACTTCTGTGGAAGACTTGAAAAAAGAGTTAGCAAATGTTCCTGATATGGAAGGACTTGAATTGGCTTCAAAAGTTTCTACAAAAGAACCTTATTTCGTAGGAGATGAAAGTGCTACATATAAAATTTCGGCACTTGATCTTGGAATTAAAAAGAATATTCTAAGAAATCTTGCAAAAAGAGATTGTTACATTAAAGTTTTTCCATACGACTCAACCTACGAAGATTTAACTGGATTTAATCCTGATGGTTATTTCTTGTCAAACGGACCTGGAGATCCTGATCCGCTTTTTGGTGCGATCGAAGTAGCAAAAAGAATTATTGCTGATGATAAACCTTTATTTGGTATTTGTTTAGGGCATCAGATAATTGCACTTGCTAATGGAGTGAAAACTTATAAAATGTTTGGCGGACACAGAGGTATTAATCATCCAGTGAAAAATCTTATTACAGGCAAAGGTGAAATTACTTCTCAAAATCATGGTTTTGCTGTAAAAAGAGAAGCTTTAGAAGGTCATCCCGAATTAGAGCTTACACATATACACTTAAATGATGATACGGTTGCTGGAATGAGAATGAAGAATAAGAATTGTTTCTCAGTGCAATATCATCCAGAAGCTAGCCCGGGACCGCATGATTCTTCATACTTGTTTGATCAGTTTGTTGAGAATATTAAACTTGCTGGGTCTAAAACGATGTAG
- a CDS encoding citrate synthase, whose product MSKIATLEIDGKKIELPVITGSENESAIDINKLRDLTGFITIDPGYKNSGSCKSEITFLDGELGILRYRGYSIEDLAEKANFLEVSYLLIFGELPTAQELEQFENGIKKHTLVNEEMKNIIDGFPKTAHPMGVLSALTSALTAFNPKAVNVDNEKEMYEAICKTMGKFLVIATWTYRKSMGYPLNYYDNTTGYVDNFMQLMFKLPTGPYAANPVVVDALDKLFILHADHEQNCSTSTVRMVGSSHAGLFASISAGVSALWGPLHGGANQAVLEMLEEINKDGGDTDKFLAKAKDKNDPFRLMGFGHRVYKNFDPRAKIIKKAAKEVLETLGVEDPILEIAKKLEAAALEDDYFKSRNLYPNVDFYSGIIYRALGIPTDMFTVMFAIGRLPGWIAQWKEMRENKEPIGRPRQVYTGHPLRDFKSNK is encoded by the coding sequence ATGTCAAAAATAGCTACATTAGAAATAGATGGTAAAAAGATTGAACTTCCGGTAATCACAGGAAGTGAAAACGAATCAGCTATCGATATTAACAAATTACGTGATTTAACTGGTTTTATTACAATTGACCCAGGTTATAAAAATTCTGGATCTTGTAAAAGCGAAATCACTTTCCTTGATGGAGAATTAGGAATTTTACGTTACAGAGGATATTCAATCGAAGATTTGGCAGAAAAAGCTAACTTTTTAGAAGTGTCTTATCTTTTGATTTTTGGAGAATTACCAACAGCTCAAGAATTAGAGCAGTTTGAAAATGGTATTAAAAAACATACTTTGGTAAACGAAGAGATGAAAAATATCATAGATGGTTTTCCAAAAACAGCTCACCCAATGGGCGTTTTATCTGCTTTAACAAGTGCTTTAACAGCATTTAATCCTAAAGCTGTAAATGTTGATAACGAAAAAGAAATGTACGAAGCCATTTGTAAAACAATGGGTAAATTTCTTGTAATTGCTACATGGACATATAGAAAATCTATGGGGTATCCATTGAATTATTATGATAACACAACTGGTTATGTTGATAATTTCATGCAGTTAATGTTTAAATTACCAACTGGACCTTACGCAGCTAATCCTGTAGTTGTGGATGCTTTAGATAAATTATTTATTCTTCATGCAGATCACGAACAAAACTGCTCTACGTCTACGGTAAGAATGGTAGGTTCTTCTCACGCTGGATTATTTGCTTCAATTTCTGCAGGAGTTTCTGCACTGTGGGGGCCTCTTCATGGTGGAGCAAATCAGGCAGTTCTTGAAATGTTAGAAGAAATTAACAAAGACGGAGGTGATACGGATAAATTTTTGGCGAAAGCAAAAGACAAAAATGACCCATTCCGTTTAATGGGATTCGGTCACAGAGTTTATAAAAACTTTGATCCAAGAGCAAAAATCATCAAAAAAGCAGCTAAGGAAGTATTAGAAACTTTAGGTGTTGAAGATCCGATTTTAGAAATTGCTAAAAAATTAGAAGCAGCAGCTCTTGAAGATGATTACTTCAAATCGAGAAACTTATATCCAAACGTTGATTTCTACTCTGGAATTATTTACAGAGCATTAGGAATTCCAACGGATATGTTTACTGTTATGTTCGCAATTGGAAGATTACCAGGCTGGATCGCACAATGGAAAGAAATGCGTGAAAACAAGGAGCCAATTGGAAGACCAAGACAAGTTTATACAGGACATCCTTTAAGAGACTTTAAGTCGAATAAATAA